From Populus alba chromosome 16, ASM523922v2, whole genome shotgun sequence:
GATCAAGTTGATCAAGTCATTAACATCTAGTTTGATATGAAACTTAGGCTGATAAGTTACCGAGTTAACCCATTAAGTTACATTGGGTATGATAACACCGATTTAAAGTGTTTTGTTACTTGTCTATGTTGTGGGATGGAGCAATTTTTCTCTCAACATAAAAAGGGCACCGGCATTGTAATACTTTttctaccattaaaaaaaaaaattacaaactaaAAAGTTTATACGtgcattcattaaaataaatcaaaaattacatatgtcaataaattataacaaatatGATGATTCCAACTAAAAATTGAGTTGGAAGCTGAGATAAAGTGCATATTTAAGCTATTTGATCTTATGTTATGGgagctctttaattttttttatttaattacataacaataaaatttttttttttagaaaataaataatttaaactccattgaaaaaaaacatatattttttgtcatgggttcttaaattgatataaaaatatatataattaaaataaatatagattcaTCAATACCGAGATTGTTCATTTTAATTGTCAGAATGTGATCAATTAATaacattctctcttttttattgtttttcaatgagATTCTCTTtaacataaaaactaaaaaaatcaacaaattagaattttaaactaaaatgatCTTTTGCATGAATTCTAGATTGGCTATGTGATTTCCTCACCTTTCCCATTTCaacattcttcttttttctatttaaaaattcatcaattacTCACTAAATTagctacacaaaaaaaaaattcaataaaactaaatttgatttttgccAAATCAAGCATCATTTAAGtgtcaaatatgtttttttatatcacaAAGATCCTATACCAAGCCAATCAAAATAACTTATCATGGTTGATTCTAAACAAACCTAATGtaaagggattaaattgaaaaaaaaaagagagacaagtggcaaaaacaatcaaatgaaaaaaaaaaacttggaaggactcaatagaaaaagaaaaaaaaaaacttaacaaaattgaatttaaatttaccaAATCAAGCATAAGGTTTCTTCTCTAGCACGACGAGTACCTATACAAAGTCAATAGAAATAATTTACCATGCTCGATTCTAATTcgatgattaaatttaaaaaagaaaagtaaggaaaagaaaagaaaataaaggtgCTTCACTTTTCTTATAAACAATGTTTCTatcccaaattaaaataataaaggaaaCAGGAATACATCAACTCGCTCACTTTCTATAATTTTGGAGGCACTTTAATTTTTCTAGGCccttttaattaaatgatgttGTGGTTTGCCAATGGtgattaattagttatttaattccaataattataattttttatcaaataggaTACGATTTGCCCTCCATGATTGAAAAGCTTTTCCTACAACAATTACAGTCACTTGGTAaccattttttttggaaaaatcttGAAGAGGCCCAAGCATTTTCATAGTTCTATACTTCTATTGACGTGTCTTGGAGAGGCAGAGAGGGCATATCCATGAACTCAACAGAAGCCCATAAAACGCCAAAACATGGCCCATCAGGGCCCAATACTTCTGGACATTTGAAGCTCATGATTTATCAATTGTATATCCTGGGCCAGAGTAATGCCCAACAAATCTTGACACGCCATGGCATTGCTAGCGGTTTACACAATAACGTTTACGCTGCCTTCAAATCTAGACTACAAGAACTGCGGTTACGGAGTAAAAGttgtattatttttgtgttttaaaaatatttaaaaaaaaaatttaaaaatttgaataatttttaatttttttaaatgttttgatatgttgatgttaaaaaaataaaaaaaaatattattttaatatattttaaataaaaagtacttttaaaaacaatattatcacattttcaaacacaCTCTAAAGCTATTAACTCCTCTAATTTTCGACACtattaactttaattttctaattttacaaCTACTAATGGTATAACCGTAGCATAatatctataataataataataaataaataaatgataacaATAGAATGCCGATTGCATCCAATCCTTTTCTTGCCGTCTGCGCTCTCTATTATTCCCTTCTTCAAATAAGCTCCTCCTCCAGCAGGAATCTCTGTGCACATGCTATGGAGcacaaaagaaatttaaattattaaaggctagaaaacaaattgcattatttaaaaaaattattatgaaaaaattattttgagaattCGATATGGGTGGTTATCAAAATCTTTTATCATGTTTAATATCATTCTAAAAAAACCTGCTTCAACAACTACACATCAGAGAGCATTTGCTCATTGAAAATGATTAGAATTGAAGgagaaagataataaaaataataaatgaaaataatatagaatAATTCTATTATTCTCCTTGAAAAACTCTTATCTATGAATATGAAGGGAGAAGTGAAATATTGTTAAGAATATAAGGACTAGAGTAAATTTCATGCAAACATTTCTCAATACGTGTAACCAAGACATTACATGATTCCTAGTCCGAAGGCAAAGGAAGTAGGAAAACTGTATCCCACTGCTAAAACCCTCGTTTCTCTTCTTCCCCTCGGGACTCTCGCTTCAAAAACCTagacttctctctctctctctctgaacaAGAAGGGTAAAAGAAGAGACTGAGTTTTTCAATGGAGTTGTTATCTTCTGGTTGTAGTTCGTTGCTAACAAAAAGGCCATCtttttgttcatcttcttcaatggCTATGTTTGCTCCATCCTTAAAGTTTCAATCTCTATTGCTTAAACCTAGCGGTCACAGGTTGTCTTTTGAGTCTCCAAGGGCTTTTGTCCCAAAAGGGCTTGGTGTTGGCGTTGGTTTTCGTTCTGGGAATTCGTTGAACCGACAAATTGTGGTATTTGCTGGCGCTCACGAGGATTCTGTAAGAATtgcaattccttttcttttaatttcatctaccgtctgaaaatttgaaatttgaattcttgaattctttttgagtgatttttgtgttttttcaattgggtTTCCCTTTTTTGAATGTTGAATTTGTGTTGGGTGTTAGTGCTTTTTGTTGAACATGAGAAAGCTGTGCTGTTTGATTAACATCGAATTTTCatggtttgatttggttttgtaTTTTGAGCAATCCCATCTTGTTTGTGCCAAATTTTAAagctttttatttctctttgcaATTTCATTTCAAGAGAGATTTTTAAAATGGGTTCTTTTCAATAGCTGAATTGAAATGAGATGCAATTGgatcatcttttatattttttttgttggcaatGTTTAGGAGCATTCAGAGATTGAAGTGGAAAAGGAAAGtgaagataaaaaattagagGGTGAAGACTCAGAGGAAGTATGGAAGCAGACACTAGAATCTTTCAAAGAACAAGCTTTAAGGTTGCAAAGTGTTTCTCAAGAAGCATATGAGATATACTCAAAGAAAGCCATGGTTATTTTGGAAGAAACTTCAGAGAAGTTAAAGATTCAAGCAGTGGAGGCAAAGAAGGATTTGGGTGAGCTAGCAAAGGAACTTGGTGAAGATAGTATAGAGTATCTTGTAGCAGCTACAGAGAATTCTCCAGAACC
This genomic window contains:
- the LOC118035643 gene encoding protein FATTY ACID EXPORT 3, chloroplastic, whose protein sequence is MELLSSGCSSLLTKRPSFCSSSSMAMFAPSLKFQSLLLKPSGHRLSFESPRAFVPKGLGVGVGFRSGNSLNRQIVVFAGAHEDSEHSEIEVEKESEDKKLEGEDSEEVWKQTLESFKEQALRLQSVSQEAYEIYSKKAMVILEETSEKLKIQAVEAKKDLGELAKELGEDSIEYLVAATENSPEPVKEVVETLSSSTDDFNDISKVRDFHVGIPYGLLLATAGFLSFMLSGSINSIRFGVILGGALLALSVSSLKSYKRGEPDSLALKGQAAIVAIIFLRDIRIIMTRGGSFFTPVATLVSGAVVAFYLYKIAVGGKQSKGSDLGHGAEN